Proteins encoded in a region of the Paenibacillus wynnii genome:
- a CDS encoding ABC transporter permease, protein MQVDGKLINKLRLDKVQSLGPLVGLILIVVSLSVVSGDFLTAGNFFNVLRQISINALIAFGMTFVILTGGIDLSVGSILALSSSLAAGLMAGGMNTWLAVIIGLVGGMLMGMVNGILITKGKVAPFIATLATMTVFRGLTLVYTQGKPITGFKEDFSFIGKGYFLQIPMPIIWMVVSFAVLYIILKHTTFGRRVYALGSNEEATWLSGINTTKVKIMVYSISGLLAATSGMILSSRLNSAQPTAGGAFELDAIAAVVLGGTSLSGGKGWIVGTLIGAMIIGVLDNGLNLMNVSSFYQQVVKGIVILIAVLLDRSKSRK, encoded by the coding sequence ATGCAGGTTGACGGCAAATTAATAAATAAATTGAGATTGGATAAAGTCCAGAGTCTAGGCCCGTTAGTAGGGTTGATTCTCATCGTAGTCTCTTTATCTGTAGTTAGCGGTGACTTTTTGACCGCAGGCAACTTCTTCAATGTTCTTCGTCAAATATCCATAAATGCACTAATTGCCTTCGGAATGACCTTTGTTATTCTGACGGGAGGAATTGACCTTTCTGTAGGTTCGATATTGGCATTATCCAGTTCTCTGGCTGCAGGCTTGATGGCCGGAGGGATGAATACATGGCTAGCCGTAATCATTGGTCTGGTAGGCGGGATGCTCATGGGAATGGTGAACGGGATCTTAATCACTAAAGGCAAGGTAGCCCCGTTCATAGCCACTTTAGCAACCATGACCGTATTCCGTGGGCTAACCTTAGTGTATACGCAAGGCAAGCCAATTACCGGATTCAAAGAAGACTTTTCCTTTATAGGTAAAGGGTATTTCCTGCAAATTCCAATGCCGATTATTTGGATGGTGGTTTCATTTGCAGTGTTATATATCATTTTAAAGCACACGACTTTTGGCCGGCGCGTCTATGCGCTAGGAAGCAATGAGGAGGCGACTTGGCTCTCAGGAATCAATACCACTAAGGTAAAGATCATGGTGTATTCGATCAGTGGGTTACTGGCAGCAACTAGCGGTATGATCCTAAGCTCCAGACTTAACTCCGCTCAACCTACAGCAGGGGGAGCCTTTGAACTGGATGCAATCGCAGCTGTAGTCCTTGGCGGTACCAGCTTGTCGGGAGGAAAAGGCTGGATTGTGGGTACACTGATTGGTGCAATGATTATCGGGGTTCTGGATAATGGACTCAATCTAATGAATGTTTCTTCCTTCTATCAACAGGTGGTCAAGGGTATAGTCATTTTAATTGCCGTATTATTGGATCGGTCGAAGTCTAGAAAATAA
- a CDS encoding sugar ABC transporter ATP-binding protein: MTANLLEMKSISKSFPGVKVLNQVDFTLKGGEIHALMGENGAGKSTLMKILGGIYIKDSGSIFVNESAVDIVSPSMAQSLGIVIIHQELNLVPHLTVMENIFLGREFTYGKTKLINWRLMRQQAQQYLSQLGLSIDPGTIVNELSVGQQQMVEIAKALSMNTQILVLDEPTAALTDREIDALFLVIDSLKQKGVGMIYISHRMEEVFRICDQVTVMRDGHYIGTETIAQTTMDQLVKMMVGREIKDRFPKVAIPLGEERLTVKGLSQKGKLHNISLSVKAGEIVGLAGLMGAGRTELAKALFGVTSVDHGSISINGKPVSIKKPIDAIQVGIALITEDRKDEGLLLPLSVSDNLALPNLDLLSSFGFMDRTKERELSESMIKKLLIKTPNSEQKVGSLSGGNQQKVVIGKWLATSPQVLILDEPTRGVDIGAKKEIYDLMNVLASQGVAILMISSELPEVLGMSDRILVMHEGKISGEFTREEATQENIMLCATGGEKHAG; encoded by the coding sequence GTGACAGCAAACCTACTGGAAATGAAGTCAATCAGCAAAAGCTTCCCAGGTGTTAAAGTATTAAATCAGGTTGATTTTACATTGAAGGGTGGAGAAATCCATGCGCTGATGGGAGAAAATGGTGCTGGTAAATCTACACTCATGAAGATACTAGGCGGAATTTATATTAAAGATAGCGGTTCCATATTTGTAAATGAAAGCGCTGTCGATATTGTATCTCCTTCGATGGCACAGAGCCTCGGGATCGTTATTATTCATCAGGAATTAAATTTGGTTCCCCATTTGACGGTTATGGAGAATATCTTTCTCGGCCGGGAATTCACTTATGGCAAGACAAAGCTGATCAACTGGCGCCTGATGAGACAGCAAGCCCAACAATATTTATCCCAACTGGGATTAAGCATAGATCCGGGAACCATCGTTAATGAGCTTTCTGTGGGCCAGCAGCAGATGGTGGAAATTGCAAAGGCTCTTTCAATGAACACACAAATTCTTGTACTGGATGAGCCTACTGCGGCACTAACAGATCGTGAAATTGATGCACTATTTCTGGTTATTGATTCACTTAAGCAAAAAGGTGTAGGCATGATTTATATCTCTCATAGGATGGAAGAAGTATTCCGAATCTGTGATCAGGTTACCGTGATGCGTGATGGACATTACATCGGTACCGAGACTATTGCTCAGACCACTATGGACCAGCTGGTCAAAATGATGGTAGGCCGTGAAATTAAAGACCGTTTCCCCAAAGTTGCAATCCCACTTGGAGAGGAACGGTTAACCGTTAAGGGGTTGTCTCAAAAAGGGAAGCTTCATAATATTTCTTTATCCGTGAAGGCTGGAGAAATAGTAGGGTTGGCAGGACTTATGGGAGCCGGCAGAACGGAGCTGGCTAAAGCCTTATTCGGAGTAACATCGGTAGATCACGGAAGCATTTCCATTAACGGAAAACCCGTGTCTATCAAAAAACCAATCGATGCGATTCAGGTGGGAATTGCCCTGATAACCGAAGACCGCAAAGATGAAGGGCTGCTGCTGCCTTTATCCGTAAGTGATAATTTGGCGCTTCCCAATCTGGACTTACTATCCTCCTTCGGGTTCATGGACCGTACGAAGGAACGTGAATTATCCGAATCTATGATTAAGAAGCTTTTGATAAAAACACCGAACAGTGAGCAAAAAGTCGGATCCTTAAGTGGAGGTAATCAGCAAAAAGTAGTCATTGGGAAGTGGTTAGCTACAAGTCCGCAAGTCTTGATCCTGGATGAGCCTACCCGGGGTGTCGATATTGGGGCGAAGAAAGAAATCTACGACCTCATGAATGTGCTTGCTTCCCAAGGTGTAGCCATTCTTATGATTTCCTCCGAGCTGCCTGAAGTTCTGGGGATGAGTGACCGAATTCTCGTTATGCATGAGGGGAAAATAAGCGGGGAATTCACACGAGAAGAAGCCACTCAGGAAAACATTATGTTATGTGCGACAGGGGGAGAAAAACATGCAGGTTGA
- the rbsD gene encoding D-ribose pyranase: MKKIGILNSEISRVISELGHTDKIVICDSGLPIPPHVKRIDLALKQGVPSFMDCLVTVLQEMQVEKAFVALEMDQRSPGLKKEMELALEGVTVHELSHEELKALTHDAKAIIRTGEFTPYANVILQAGVIF; the protein is encoded by the coding sequence ATGAAAAAAATCGGAATTCTAAATAGCGAAATCTCAAGAGTCATCAGTGAATTGGGGCATACCGATAAAATTGTAATTTGTGACAGCGGACTGCCTATTCCTCCCCACGTAAAGCGTATTGATTTGGCTTTGAAGCAGGGTGTTCCATCGTTTATGGATTGTCTGGTCACTGTGCTTCAAGAAATGCAGGTCGAGAAGGCCTTTGTTGCCTTGGAAATGGATCAGAGAAGCCCGGGATTAAAGAAAGAGATGGAGTTGGCGTTAGAAGGTGTGACTGTGCATGAGCTCAGTCATGAAGAATTGAAAGCGCTAACTCATGATGCCAAGGCAATCATACGAACAGGTGAGTTTACTCCCTATGCCAATGTGATTCTTCAGGCCGGAGTAATCTTCTGA
- the rbsK gene encoding ribokinase, with translation MKTPHIVVIGSLNMDIVIEADRSPQLGETILGQNARFIPGGKGANQAVAAARLGARTTMIGAVGADSFGQDLLLALDNDKIHRDSVKIVEGSSTGVASIYITSGDNSIVVVPGANYKLLPEDIDKYDDIIQDADIVLLQLEIPLETVRHAVTKAKAMGKTIILNPAPAQALPEDLLRNVDYITPNRSELSLLTGMNTEGEALEAAMRNLTQLGSNVVTTLGEEGSAFLGEKSTLQKVSGYKVPVIDTTGAGDSFNAGLAYSLALGNSLEESVAFAAKVSALAVTRFGAQAGMPSLEEVTMFGNHTMGVERA, from the coding sequence ATGAAGACACCTCATATAGTTGTTATCGGCAGTTTAAATATGGATATTGTCATAGAAGCAGATAGATCCCCACAGCTGGGGGAAACCATACTAGGACAGAATGCTCGGTTCATACCGGGCGGTAAAGGTGCAAATCAAGCGGTAGCGGCTGCTAGACTGGGTGCCAGAACGACAATGATCGGCGCGGTCGGAGCAGACAGCTTTGGTCAAGATCTCTTGCTAGCCTTGGATAATGATAAGATCCATAGAGATTCCGTTAAGATCGTTGAGGGCAGTTCTACGGGAGTAGCCTCGATCTATATCACTAGCGGTGATAATAGCATTGTGGTTGTACCGGGTGCTAATTACAAGCTGTTGCCCGAGGATATCGATAAATATGATGACATCATTCAGGATGCGGATATCGTTCTGCTTCAACTGGAGATTCCACTTGAAACGGTGCGTCATGCGGTGACAAAGGCCAAAGCGATGGGCAAGACAATTATTTTGAATCCTGCACCTGCACAGGCTTTACCTGAGGATTTGCTAAGAAATGTAGATTACATTACACCTAACCGGTCAGAACTAAGTTTACTTACAGGGATGAACACTGAAGGCGAAGCGCTGGAAGCTGCAATGAGGAATCTAACACAACTAGGAAGTAACGTAGTAACAACACTTGGGGAAGAGGGATCGGCCTTTTTGGGAGAGAAGAGCACTCTTCAAAAGGTATCCGGTTACAAAGTTCCAGTTATCGATACTACAGGAGCAGGAGATTCGTTCAATGCGGGATTAGCCTATTCGCTAGCATTAGGGAACAGCTTGGAGGAATCCGTTGCATTCGCAGCTAAGGTATCTGCATTAGCCGTCACTCGGTTTGGGGCCCAAGCAGGCATGCCTAGCCTAGAGGAAGTAACGATGTTCGGAAATCATACTATGGGAGTAGAAAGAGCATGA
- a CDS encoding LacI family DNA-binding transcriptional regulator — protein MATIRDVAKLAGISVSTVSRYLNKSGYVNAETELNIKNAIDKLNYQPSVVARGLAGKNTKTIALLLPDITNPFFPELARAVEDVATIYGYTVIFCNTDGQVGKEKKYIDALKSKNIDGIIFASNTLGQEDVDKLASFNIPYVCLDRAPTNGTCSVVRSNDLEGGKLAVQHLLDSGCKKIGHIYGPQDLITAKERLIGYEESVRVYDWFSPSLMVPGDFGIEGGKKATEILMKRHPDIDAIFAGNDLMAFGALKVLHRMGIKVPEQVAVIGYDGINMTEITEPELTTIAQPTYDMGALVSRILIKKIEGDIEEDQIHVLDIKLISRDSTRRRG, from the coding sequence ATGGCAACCATACGCGATGTAGCTAAATTAGCTGGGATCTCTGTTTCTACAGTCTCTCGCTACTTGAATAAGAGCGGATATGTAAACGCTGAAACGGAATTGAATATTAAGAACGCGATCGATAAATTGAATTATCAACCCAGTGTAGTTGCAAGAGGGCTTGCCGGGAAAAATACGAAGACTATCGCTTTGCTGCTCCCGGATATCACTAACCCTTTTTTCCCAGAGCTAGCGAGGGCGGTTGAAGATGTGGCTACCATTTACGGATACACCGTTATTTTTTGTAATACAGATGGTCAAGTGGGAAAGGAAAAGAAGTATATAGACGCATTAAAGAGTAAGAATATCGATGGCATTATCTTTGCCTCTAATACTTTAGGGCAAGAAGACGTAGATAAACTGGCCTCTTTCAATATTCCTTATGTGTGCTTAGACCGGGCACCTACCAACGGAACTTGCAGTGTTGTTCGATCTAACGACCTGGAAGGCGGGAAATTAGCAGTACAGCATCTTCTGGATTCAGGCTGCAAGAAGATCGGACATATCTATGGCCCACAGGATCTAATAACTGCTAAAGAAAGATTAATCGGATATGAGGAATCTGTGAGAGTGTATGACTGGTTCAGCCCAAGCTTGATGGTACCCGGAGATTTTGGAATTGAGGGTGGAAAAAAGGCTACTGAAATTTTAATGAAGCGACACCCGGATATAGACGCTATCTTTGCAGGGAATGATCTAATGGCCTTCGGTGCCTTGAAAGTTCTGCATCGCATGGGCATTAAGGTTCCTGAGCAAGTAGCTGTGATTGGGTATGACGGTATCAATATGACGGAGATCACTGAGCCTGAGTTAACAACCATTGCGCAACCTACTTATGATATGGGGGCGTTGGTCTCCAGAATTTTGATAAAGAAAATAGAAGGTGACATTGAAGAAGACCAAATTCATGTGCTGGATATCAAATTAATCTCAAGAGATTCAACAAGGAGGAGGGGATGA
- the aroD gene encoding type I 3-dehydroquinate dehydratase, which produces MSRTVTVKNVIIGEGTPKICVPIMGATVLELKQEAESLRSLSPDLVEWRTDFFEQVEDIEAVKGALVEIHSIIPDLPLIFTFRSAKEGGQKQISAEYYISLNKTAAGSGLVDIIDVELFNDEAVVEEIIAVAHARDVFVIISNHDFHGTPPKEEIVVRLRRAQELGGDLPKIAVMPNHAGDVLTLLEATYIMKEQYADRPIITMSMAGTGVISRLAGEIFGSALTFGAAHKVSAPGQVAVAEMRDMLSLLHRNL; this is translated from the coding sequence ATGAGCCGCACAGTAACCGTGAAAAATGTAATCATCGGTGAGGGTACACCGAAGATTTGTGTGCCGATTATGGGGGCCACTGTATTGGAATTGAAGCAGGAGGCAGAGTCGCTGAGATCGCTATCTCCCGATTTGGTCGAGTGGAGAACAGATTTCTTTGAGCAAGTAGAGGATATTGAGGCCGTAAAGGGTGCACTAGTAGAAATCCATTCTATTATTCCAGACCTGCCGCTCATCTTTACCTTTCGCAGTGCCAAAGAAGGCGGTCAGAAGCAGATTAGTGCAGAGTATTACATATCGCTGAACAAGACAGCTGCGGGAAGTGGCCTGGTTGATATTATTGACGTTGAATTATTTAATGATGAGGCGGTTGTCGAAGAAATCATTGCAGTCGCTCATGCTCGGGATGTATTTGTAATCATATCTAACCATGACTTTCATGGAACGCCTCCCAAGGAGGAAATCGTAGTACGCCTGCGAAGAGCTCAAGAGCTTGGGGGAGACCTTCCGAAGATTGCGGTGATGCCAAACCATGCGGGGGATGTACTTACTCTGCTGGAAGCGACATATATCATGAAAGAACAATATGCAGACCGTCCGATTATTACGATGTCTATGGCGGGGACAGGTGTAATCAGCCGTCTTGCGGGGGAAATATTCGGTTCGGCCCTGACTTTCGGAGCCGCTCATAAAGTCTCAGCACCTGGCCAGGTGGCCGTCGCTGAGATGAGGGATATGCTGTCTTTGTTACATCGAAATCTATAA
- a CDS encoding copper amine oxidase N-terminal domain-containing protein, producing the protein MKKSFLILVSCVLAVSLTSGAALAKSANGNGNGNKQGATETKPVTAPTKTNDKVIKDKATVTTATYATYGNNGGNGYKGLLKAIENVKDKPAGAVLADLLLTKYNTQLTPEMKAKLEAIKEKDAALSALADILAQKGSVTDAVYVEKEAILANVKNLDSYKKLGKLYEKSGKKGIKLFVNGVESSSEVAPILTSGSTLVPFRAISEALQAEVVWNQKERSVTVTRDGVTVKLIIDKKTAYVNGQPVTLQVPPAIVKGSTVVPVRFVSEALKATVKWEPESQTVVIYEE; encoded by the coding sequence ATGAAAAAAAGCTTTTTGATCCTTGTTAGCTGCGTTTTGGCAGTTAGCCTGACGTCGGGTGCAGCATTGGCTAAATCCGCAAACGGGAATGGAAACGGAAATAAGCAAGGTGCCACTGAAACTAAGCCTGTTACTGCACCAACAAAAACTAACGACAAAGTAATTAAAGACAAAGCAACCGTAACTACTGCTACGTACGCCACTTATGGAAACAACGGAGGCAATGGATATAAAGGACTTCTCAAGGCGATCGAAAATGTTAAGGACAAGCCAGCCGGTGCTGTACTTGCCGACCTTTTGCTGACTAAGTACAACACTCAGCTTACCCCTGAAATGAAAGCTAAGCTTGAAGCAATTAAGGAAAAGGATGCAGCGTTATCTGCACTTGCTGACATTCTGGCCCAAAAAGGAAGCGTAACCGATGCGGTTTATGTGGAAAAAGAGGCTATTCTGGCCAATGTCAAAAACCTCGATTCCTATAAGAAGCTGGGCAAGCTGTACGAAAAAAGCGGTAAAAAAGGTATAAAGCTGTTCGTTAACGGTGTAGAGTCCTCTTCGGAAGTTGCTCCGATTCTAACGTCTGGAAGCACATTGGTGCCTTTCCGTGCCATTTCTGAGGCCTTACAAGCAGAGGTGGTCTGGAATCAGAAAGAACGCTCCGTTACCGTAACCCGCGATGGAGTTACTGTGAAGCTCATTATTGATAAAAAGACCGCATACGTTAATGGTCAACCTGTCACACTGCAAGTACCGCCAGCCATTGTAAAAGGCAGCACAGTTGTACCAGTACGCTTCGTGAGTGAAGCCCTGAAGGCTACTGTGAAGTGGGAGCCGGAATCCCAAACGGTTGTAATCTACGAAGAGTAG
- the glgP gene encoding alpha-glucan family phosphorylase, with amino-acid sequence MNENKLPTVAYFSMEYGLHSDFKMYAGGLGILAGDYIKGAKDIDAPIIPIGLKWKQGYTDQKIDAEGRPYDSYHNYVYDFLEDTGVRVTVKVRKIDVICKVWKTEQFGNKPLYLLDTDIPENSDAWITGQLYGWFGEERIAQEIVLGIGGVKAMRALDIPIDVYHFNEGHAALAAIELIREKMSGGHTFEEAWKATREEVVFTTHTPIMEGNEAHPLDRLEYMGAFNGLSREQMERIGGEPFNMTVAGLRLSRISNAVAQLHAVTARKMWKEVAGRSEIIGITNAIHTPTWVDERITQAFEEGGDLWATHTEIKGELIQFIKDRSGISLNPDNLLIGFSRRAAPYKRSDLIFSQPDIIEPYLESGKIQIVFSGKAHPLDDNGKKIVSNLVAMMKKYPKSVVFLENYDMTIGAQLTRGSDIWLNNPRRPLEASGTSGMKAAMNGVLNCSILDGWWPEACIDGENGWQIGDGFETTDFKVLDQHDSDALYDTLLNRVLPTFYDQRDQWVEMMKRSIETTRTEFATKRMLDEYYNRMYIKK; translated from the coding sequence GTGAACGAGAACAAATTACCCACAGTAGCTTATTTCAGTATGGAGTATGGACTGCATTCCGATTTCAAAATGTACGCCGGGGGTCTGGGGATTCTGGCAGGTGATTACATTAAAGGAGCCAAGGATATTGATGCACCGATCATCCCTATCGGATTGAAGTGGAAGCAAGGCTATACCGATCAAAAGATTGATGCAGAAGGACGTCCATACGACTCCTATCATAATTATGTATACGATTTTCTGGAAGACACCGGAGTACGGGTTACAGTTAAAGTTAGAAAGATCGATGTGATCTGTAAGGTATGGAAAACAGAGCAATTCGGCAACAAACCGTTATATTTGCTGGATACAGATATTCCAGAGAATAGCGATGCCTGGATTACCGGTCAGTTGTACGGCTGGTTCGGTGAGGAACGGATTGCACAGGAAATTGTCCTGGGTATTGGCGGTGTAAAAGCAATGCGGGCCTTGGATATACCTATTGATGTGTATCATTTCAACGAAGGGCATGCGGCTCTGGCGGCCATTGAATTAATTCGTGAAAAGATGTCCGGGGGCCATACCTTTGAGGAAGCATGGAAGGCAACACGGGAAGAAGTCGTATTCACTACCCATACTCCAATTATGGAGGGTAATGAAGCCCATCCTCTGGACCGTCTCGAATATATGGGCGCCTTCAACGGGTTATCCCGTGAGCAAATGGAACGCATTGGTGGCGAACCATTCAATATGACCGTTGCTGGACTACGTTTGTCACGCATCTCCAACGCTGTAGCTCAACTCCATGCCGTAACCGCAAGAAAGATGTGGAAGGAAGTCGCCGGCAGATCCGAGATTATCGGGATCACCAATGCTATTCATACCCCTACCTGGGTGGATGAACGTATAACTCAAGCCTTCGAAGAGGGTGGAGATCTGTGGGCTACTCATACAGAGATCAAAGGCGAGTTAATTCAGTTCATCAAAGATCGGTCTGGGATTTCCTTGAATCCTGACAACCTCTTGATCGGCTTCTCACGCAGAGCTGCACCTTACAAACGGAGTGACCTGATCTTCTCGCAGCCGGATATTATCGAGCCGTATCTGGAAAGCGGCAAGATCCAGATCGTCTTCTCCGGCAAGGCTCATCCACTCGATGATAATGGCAAGAAGATTGTCAGCAACCTAGTAGCCATGATGAAAAAATATCCGAAGAGCGTCGTCTTCTTGGAGAATTACGATATGACCATTGGGGCCCAGTTGACCCGAGGCTCTGATATTTGGCTGAATAATCCGCGTCGTCCGTTGGAAGCCAGCGGGACCTCCGGCATGAAAGCAGCAATGAATGGCGTACTTAACTGTTCTATTCTGGACGGTTGGTGGCCAGAGGCGTGTATAGATGGCGAGAACGGCTGGCAAATTGGGGACGGCTTCGAAACCACTGACTTCAAGGTCCTCGATCAACATGATAGCGATGCGCTGTATGACACGCTTCTGAACCGTGTACTTCCAACCTTCTATGATCAACGTGATCAGTGGGTTGAAATGATGAAGAGAAGTATCGAGACTACACGAACTGAATTTGCGACAAAACGTATGCTCGATGAGTACTACAACAGAATGTATATTAAAAAATAA
- the katA gene encoding catalase KatA produces MSSNNNNNLTTSWGAPVGDNQNSMTAGSRGPALIQDVHLLEKLAHFNRERVPERVVHAKGAGAHGYFEVTNDLSQYTKASFLSELGKRTPMFIRFSTVAGELGSADTVRDPRGFAVKFYTEEGNYDLVGNNTPVFFIRDAIKFPDFIHTQKRHPQTHLKNPNAVWDFWSLSPESLHQVSILMSDRGIPATLRHMHGFGSHTFKWVNAEGGAVWVKYHFKTEQGVQNLDVNLAAKIAGENPDYHTEDLFNAIDKGDFPVWRLHVQMMPIEDANTYRFDPFDVTKVWSQKDYPLIEVGRMVLDRNPENYFAEVEQATFSPGSFVPGIEASPDKMLQGRLFAYSDAHRYRVGANHNSLPINQPKAEVKNYQRDGSMTSGNNGGSSVYYEPNSYGGPTESPQHKPLSFEVSGLADSVAYDHNDHYTQPGDLYRLLSEEERLRLVQNIVVAMAPVDRDDIKIRQIGHFFKADPEFGRRIAAGLGLPAPQEV; encoded by the coding sequence ATGAGTTCCAACAACAATAACAACCTTACAACGAGCTGGGGTGCTCCTGTAGGGGATAATCAAAATTCCATGACAGCAGGCTCCCGTGGCCCGGCTTTAATACAAGATGTTCATTTGCTTGAGAAATTAGCGCATTTTAACCGAGAGCGTGTCCCGGAGCGTGTTGTCCATGCTAAGGGTGCTGGAGCCCATGGATATTTCGAGGTAACCAATGACTTATCCCAATATACCAAAGCGAGCTTTTTATCCGAATTAGGAAAACGTACACCCATGTTCATTCGTTTCTCTACAGTTGCCGGCGAGCTGGGCTCAGCTGATACGGTTCGTGATCCACGTGGCTTTGCCGTTAAGTTCTATACAGAAGAAGGAAATTATGACCTAGTAGGGAATAATACACCGGTCTTTTTTATTCGTGATGCCATCAAATTCCCAGACTTTATTCATACACAGAAACGTCATCCGCAGACTCACCTCAAGAACCCCAATGCCGTCTGGGACTTCTGGTCACTATCTCCTGAGTCTCTGCATCAGGTGTCTATACTAATGTCAGACCGTGGGATACCAGCTACACTGAGACATATGCACGGTTTCGGAAGCCACACGTTCAAATGGGTAAATGCAGAGGGTGGCGCAGTCTGGGTGAAATATCATTTTAAAACAGAGCAAGGCGTACAGAACTTAGATGTGAATTTGGCTGCAAAAATTGCCGGTGAGAACCCGGATTACCATACAGAAGACTTATTCAACGCGATTGATAAAGGAGATTTCCCAGTCTGGAGATTACATGTACAAATGATGCCAATCGAGGACGCCAATACGTATCGTTTCGATCCGTTTGATGTTACAAAGGTATGGTCGCAGAAGGATTACCCTCTGATTGAAGTGGGGCGCATGGTGCTGGACCGTAATCCGGAGAACTATTTTGCAGAAGTGGAGCAGGCCACCTTCTCTCCTGGCTCTTTCGTACCGGGAATTGAAGCCTCTCCTGATAAAATGCTGCAAGGCCGTCTGTTCGCCTACTCCGACGCTCATCGCTACCGTGTAGGTGCCAATCATAACAGTCTGCCCATTAATCAGCCCAAGGCGGAAGTGAAGAACTACCAACGGGACGGCTCCATGACTAGCGGCAATAACGGTGGCAGTTCCGTTTATTACGAGCCTAACAGCTACGGCGGACCGACAGAATCACCACAACATAAACCTCTTTCTTTTGAAGTGTCCGGCTTAGCAGACAGTGTTGCCTATGATCATAACGATCACTACACACAGCCCGGTGACTTATACCGTCTGCTCAGTGAAGAGGAGCGTTTACGGCTTGTGCAAAATATCGTGGTTGCCATGGCTCCCGTCGACAGAGATGATATCAAAATCCGCCAAATCGGGCATTTCTTCAAAGCCGATCCCGAATTCGGGCGACGTATCGCCGCCGGGCTTGGTTTACCTGCTCCGCAGGAAGTATAA
- a CDS encoding pseudouridine synthase has translation MRINTYISDTGYCSRRETNRLLQAGKITINGEVCKGDAEVEPGDIVHIDGKAIPSKGEAVYIVLNKPAGIVCTAAKQVKGNIIDFVNYPSRIFAVGRLDKDSEGLILLTNDGDIVNKMMRSENSHEKEYWVTVDKPVTEEFLQAMSCGVDILGVTTKPCEVTSLTEYEFRIILTQGLNLQIRRMCKALGYRVVRLERIRIMNISIGDLERGTWRHLTKDELRILLAQLY, from the coding sequence ATGAGAATTAATACATATATAAGTGATACAGGATATTGCTCTAGAAGAGAAACCAACCGATTACTTCAAGCCGGAAAGATTACGATTAATGGTGAGGTTTGTAAAGGCGATGCTGAAGTCGAGCCAGGGGATATTGTGCATATCGACGGCAAAGCCATTCCAAGTAAAGGGGAGGCTGTTTATATTGTCTTGAATAAGCCTGCAGGTATCGTTTGTACGGCTGCAAAACAGGTCAAGGGTAATATTATTGATTTTGTAAATTACCCTTCTCGGATTTTTGCAGTCGGAAGATTGGACAAGGACTCTGAAGGGCTTATTTTACTAACCAATGACGGGGATATCGTAAATAAAATGATGCGCTCAGAGAATAGTCATGAAAAGGAGTATTGGGTAACCGTAGACAAACCAGTAACTGAGGAATTCCTGCAAGCTATGTCTTGTGGTGTTGATATCCTTGGAGTAACAACAAAGCCGTGCGAAGTGACTTCCTTAACTGAATATGAGTTCCGGATTATTTTGACACAAGGTCTTAACCTTCAGATTCGCAGGATGTGCAAAGCTCTCGGGTATAGAGTGGTGAGATTGGAGCGTATTCGAATAATGAATATATCAATAGGTGATTTAGAACGAGGAACATGGAGACATCTTACTAAGGATGAATTAAGGATACTTCTTGCTCAGTTATATTGA
- a CDS encoding DUF4023 domain-containing protein has protein sequence MDNTHEFVEKLHDTQKKAEKNKKHGKGTPNENLPTKQHGTNK, from the coding sequence ATGGACAATACCCATGAATTTGTAGAGAAACTGCACGATACCCAAAAGAAAGCGGAAAAGAACAAAAAACATGGCAAAGGAACTCCAAATGAAAATTTACCCACCAAGCAGCACGGCACAAATAAATAG